In Apostichopus japonicus isolate 1M-3 chromosome 3, ASM3797524v1, whole genome shotgun sequence, a single genomic region encodes these proteins:
- the LOC139965479 gene encoding malonyl-CoA-acyl carrier protein transacylase, mitochondrial-like isoform X1, giving the protein MALPICRNCHIKLERYRLGISLVKSISTTLVGQLVPSSNSINQLKQCPPLSRMLLQWRCYSGQQGEGGDFLYRGQNKSRTKLLALMEETDKSALQLEKEILEFDGLSKASIAELTTEKPRREKVDPSLTSVLLFPGQGSQYVGMCEGFLKYPNVQDMFEVASEILQYDLKRLCTNGPKEDLDQTIFCQSAVFLTSLAAVEKLREENPKAIENCVAAAGFSVGEFAALVFAGALSFEDAVFLIQVRAEAMQRASEMVKTGMLSVVGRDQARYNYICKEAATYCQNHGIEGAMCSVANYLYPDARVLAGNVEALDFIQERAKDFSLKLTRRLPVSGAFHTSFMEPAEEKFGTALEEVTLEEPLIQVYSNIDGKVYQNPKHVKSSLKKQLTLPVKWEQTMHHIYERAKGVPFPHTFEVGPGKQLGTILKRVNRKAFDSYCKV; this is encoded by the exons ATGGCTCTACCTATATGCAGGAACTGTCACATAAAGCTAGAGAGATACAGACTTGGTATAAGTCTGGTGAAATCCATATCAACAACTCTAGTGGGACAGCTGGTTCCATCATCAAACAGCATAAATCAGTTAAAACAATGTCCACCTTTGAGTAGAATGCTCCTGCAATGGAGATGTTATTCAGGTCAgcaaggagaaggaggagactTCTTGTATAGAGGACAGAATAAGAGTAGAACAAAACTACTTGCTCTGATGGAGGAGACAGATAAATCAGCATTGCAACTTGAGAAAGAAATCTTGGAGTTTGATGGATTGTCTAAAGCAAGTATCGCAGAATTGACTACGGAGAAACCGAGACGTGAGAAAGTCGATCCCTCTCTTACTTCGGTCCTTCTCTTTCCAGGACAGGGGAGCCAATATGTTGGTATGTGTGAGGGGTTCTTGAAGTACCCTAATGTGCAGGATATGTTTGAAGTTGCCTCAGAGATATTACAGTATGATTTGAAACGACTTTGTACCAATGGACCCAAAGAAGACCTGGATCAGACTATTTTCTGCCAATCTGCTGTCTTCTTGACATCATTGGCTGCGGTTGAGAAGCTAAGAGAAGAAAATCCAAAG GCCATTGAGAATTGTGTAGCAGCTGCTGGGTTTAGCGTGGGAGAGTTTGCTGCTCTGGTATTTGCTGGTGCCTTGTCATTTGAAGATG CTGTCTTTCTCATTCAAGTTCGGGCAGAAGCTATGCAAAGAGCATCAGAAATGGTCAAGACGGGAATGCTCTCTGTTGTCGGCAGAGACCAGGCACGATACAattacatctgcaaggaggcgGCCACATACTGCCAGAACCATGGGATAGAGGGCGCCATGTGCTCCGTAGCTAACTACTTGTATCCAGATGCCAGGGTACTAGCTGGCAATGTTGAG GCCTTGGACTTTATTCAAGAGAGAGCGAAAGACTTCTCCCTTAAACTAACTCGTCGTCTACCTGTGAGCGGAGCGTTTCATACGTCATTCATGGAACCAGCAGAGGAAAAGTTTGGTACAGCTCTGGAGGAAGTGACATTAGAAGAACCATTAATTCAGGTTTATTCAAACATTGACGGTAAAGTGTACCAGAATCCAAAACACGTCAAAAGTTCACTGAAGAAACAACTAACTCTACCAGTGAAGTGGGAACAAACCATGCACCATATATATGAGAGGGCTAAAGGAGTGCCCTTTCCTCACACATTCGAAGTCGGTCCAGGAAAGCAACTAGGAACAATCTTAAAACGGGTAAACAGAAAAGCGTTTGACAGCTACTGCAAAGTTTGA
- the LOC139965479 gene encoding malonyl-CoA-acyl carrier protein transacylase, mitochondrial-like isoform X2: MCEGFLKYPNVQDMFEVASEILQYDLKRLCTNGPKEDLDQTIFCQSAVFLTSLAAVEKLREENPKAIENCVAAAGFSVGEFAALVFAGALSFEDAVFLIQVRAEAMQRASEMVKTGMLSVVGRDQARYNYICKEAATYCQNHGIEGAMCSVANYLYPDARVLAGNVEALDFIQERAKDFSLKLTRRLPVSGAFHTSFMEPAEEKFGTALEEVTLEEPLIQVYSNIDGKVYQNPKHVKSSLKKQLTLPVKWEQTMHHIYERAKGVPFPHTFEVGPGKQLGTILKRVNRKAFDSYCKV; this comes from the exons ATGTGTGAGGGGTTCTTGAAGTACCCTAATGTGCAGGATATGTTTGAAGTTGCCTCAGAGATATTACAGTATGATTTGAAACGACTTTGTACCAATGGACCCAAAGAAGACCTGGATCAGACTATTTTCTGCCAATCTGCTGTCTTCTTGACATCATTGGCTGCGGTTGAGAAGCTAAGAGAAGAAAATCCAAAG GCCATTGAGAATTGTGTAGCAGCTGCTGGGTTTAGCGTGGGAGAGTTTGCTGCTCTGGTATTTGCTGGTGCCTTGTCATTTGAAGATG CTGTCTTTCTCATTCAAGTTCGGGCAGAAGCTATGCAAAGAGCATCAGAAATGGTCAAGACGGGAATGCTCTCTGTTGTCGGCAGAGACCAGGCACGATACAattacatctgcaaggaggcgGCCACATACTGCCAGAACCATGGGATAGAGGGCGCCATGTGCTCCGTAGCTAACTACTTGTATCCAGATGCCAGGGTACTAGCTGGCAATGTTGAG GCCTTGGACTTTATTCAAGAGAGAGCGAAAGACTTCTCCCTTAAACTAACTCGTCGTCTACCTGTGAGCGGAGCGTTTCATACGTCATTCATGGAACCAGCAGAGGAAAAGTTTGGTACAGCTCTGGAGGAAGTGACATTAGAAGAACCATTAATTCAGGTTTATTCAAACATTGACGGTAAAGTGTACCAGAATCCAAAACACGTCAAAAGTTCACTGAAGAAACAACTAACTCTACCAGTGAAGTGGGAACAAACCATGCACCATATATATGAGAGGGCTAAAGGAGTGCCCTTTCCTCACACATTCGAAGTCGGTCCAGGAAAGCAACTAGGAACAATCTTAAAACGGGTAAACAGAAAAGCGTTTGACAGCTACTGCAAAGTTTGA
- the LOC139965490 gene encoding terminal nucleotidyltransferase 4B-like isoform X1, with translation MHPNWSSLSKLVTGSVVADTDLVTAYTLHVPPEPVNYGVLLIEFFELYGVNFNYFKTGITVENGGSYFPKEDASFMTDRCSLLCLKDPLNNGVDLGRNSFGFMEVRKAFHCAYQVLTQAVVPHIDQESNGHSILGRIIRVTDEVMDHRLWVQQNWARKAMAMYPHKFSIHCNIPQPDAFCLPDTALRIAQPIRPVNATTIILADSSQRNSQETGSCQEVNKKVQ, from the exons atgcacccaaattggtcaagcttatcaaaattggtgactggaagtgttgttgcagacacagacctggttactgcttacaca TTACATGTTCCCCCAGAACCAGTCAATTATGGCGTTCTTTTGATTGAATTCTTTGAGCTGTATGGCGTCAACTTCAACTACTTCAAAACAGGAATTACTGTCGAAAATGGCGGTAGCTACTTTCCCAAAGAGGATGCCTCTTTTATGACCGACCGCTGTAGCCTACTCTGTTTAAAAGATCCACTCAATAATG GAGTTGATCTTGGCAGGAACTCTTTTGGGTTCATGGAAGTGAGGAAAGCATTCCATTGTGCCTACCAAGTGCTCACCCAAGCTGTTGTACCTCACATAGACCAAGAAAGTAATGGTCATAG CATCCTCGGTCGCATTATAAGGGTAACAGACGAAGTGATGGACCATAGGTTATGGGTCCAGCAAAATTGGGCCCGGAAAGCAATGGCTATGTATCCACACAAGTTTTCCATACATTGTAATATACCTCAACCAGATGCCTTCTGTTTACCGGACACAGCCTTGAGGATAGCACAGCCAATCCGCCCTGTGAATGCTACAACCATCATCCTTGCTGACAGTTCTCAGAGAAATAGCCAAGAGACAGGATCTTGCCAAGAGGTCAACAAAAAAGTGCAATGA
- the LOC139965490 gene encoding terminal nucleotidyltransferase 4B-like isoform X3, producing MMFLQLHVPPEPVNYGVLLIEFFELYGVNFNYFKTGITVENGGSYFPKEDASFMTDRCSLLCLKDPLNNGVDLGRNSFGFMEVRKAFHCAYQVLTQAVVPHIDQESNGHSILGRIIRVTDEVMDHRLWVQQNWARKAMAMYPHKFSIHCNIPQPDAFCLPDTALRIAQPIRPVNATTIILADSSQRNSQETGSCQEVNKKVQ from the exons atgatgtttctgcag TTACATGTTCCCCCAGAACCAGTCAATTATGGCGTTCTTTTGATTGAATTCTTTGAGCTGTATGGCGTCAACTTCAACTACTTCAAAACAGGAATTACTGTCGAAAATGGCGGTAGCTACTTTCCCAAAGAGGATGCCTCTTTTATGACCGACCGCTGTAGCCTACTCTGTTTAAAAGATCCACTCAATAATG GAGTTGATCTTGGCAGGAACTCTTTTGGGTTCATGGAAGTGAGGAAAGCATTCCATTGTGCCTACCAAGTGCTCACCCAAGCTGTTGTACCTCACATAGACCAAGAAAGTAATGGTCATAG CATCCTCGGTCGCATTATAAGGGTAACAGACGAAGTGATGGACCATAGGTTATGGGTCCAGCAAAATTGGGCCCGGAAAGCAATGGCTATGTATCCACACAAGTTTTCCATACATTGTAATATACCTCAACCAGATGCCTTCTGTTTACCGGACACAGCCTTGAGGATAGCACAGCCAATCCGCCCTGTGAATGCTACAACCATCATCCTTGCTGACAGTTCTCAGAGAAATAGCCAAGAGACAGGATCTTGCCAAGAGGTCAACAAAAAAGTGCAATGA
- the LOC139965490 gene encoding terminal nucleotidyltransferase 4B-like isoform X2: MIVSFLQLHVPPEPVNYGVLLIEFFELYGVNFNYFKTGITVENGGSYFPKEDASFMTDRCSLLCLKDPLNNGVDLGRNSFGFMEVRKAFHCAYQVLTQAVVPHIDQESNGHSILGRIIRVTDEVMDHRLWVQQNWARKAMAMYPHKFSIHCNIPQPDAFCLPDTALRIAQPIRPVNATTIILADSSQRNSQETGSCQEVNKKVQ, translated from the exons ATGATTGTCAGCTTCCTACAG TTACATGTTCCCCCAGAACCAGTCAATTATGGCGTTCTTTTGATTGAATTCTTTGAGCTGTATGGCGTCAACTTCAACTACTTCAAAACAGGAATTACTGTCGAAAATGGCGGTAGCTACTTTCCCAAAGAGGATGCCTCTTTTATGACCGACCGCTGTAGCCTACTCTGTTTAAAAGATCCACTCAATAATG GAGTTGATCTTGGCAGGAACTCTTTTGGGTTCATGGAAGTGAGGAAAGCATTCCATTGTGCCTACCAAGTGCTCACCCAAGCTGTTGTACCTCACATAGACCAAGAAAGTAATGGTCATAG CATCCTCGGTCGCATTATAAGGGTAACAGACGAAGTGATGGACCATAGGTTATGGGTCCAGCAAAATTGGGCCCGGAAAGCAATGGCTATGTATCCACACAAGTTTTCCATACATTGTAATATACCTCAACCAGATGCCTTCTGTTTACCGGACACAGCCTTGAGGATAGCACAGCCAATCCGCCCTGTGAATGCTACAACCATCATCCTTGCTGACAGTTCTCAGAGAAATAGCCAAGAGACAGGATCTTGCCAAGAGGTCAACAAAAAAGTGCAATGA